One segment of Panulirus ornatus isolate Po-2019 chromosome 2, ASM3632096v1, whole genome shotgun sequence DNA contains the following:
- the LOC139755778 gene encoding uncharacterized protein — MEDPATSVKKKEVVVASMKAEYIGHSIEVAHFAASDMEPQGLSMPSLEEAEVPTEMTVSVNEQTPDPGSIEVTELKHTPEKKRRVRVYSQKFRKEWLHLREFQDWLSEGSAADRAYCTTCNKELLAGKSELLKHAMGKKHKKRVAEGRTNMPVPPDLSSVLDETGMPHVLRIVDLRSDTVTQPSREMKEAMFNAPVGDDVFSEDHTVRALEEKVARMLEKEAALFVPSGTMANLICVLTHCWGRGSEVIVGDQSHLHLWAQGGIAQVGSIHHRTIKNLPDGTFSLQDLRSLVRGEDPHWPVTTLVCVENTHNMMGGKAIPLQWMDDLGALCIELNLPLHMDGARLINASVALGTSPARLVQSCNSISLCINKGLGAPMGSLVVGTKEFIARALRVRKVLGGGLHQAGIIAAAGIYALDHIAPRLSWDHTNARAIAQSVSEEHSSAITVDLKGVQTNVVLLHCDNIRVNAKKLCHRLSSVTDSETEELGEQIVVMVLPVTETAVRLMLHCDIKKDDVKAVIKKLRYVIQEYDNMMYLEYKISV; from the exons ATGGAGGACCCAGCCACAAGTGTCAAGAagaaggaagtggtggtggcCAGCATGAAGGCGGAATACATAGGCCATTCTATTGAAGTTGCGCACTTTGCTGC ATCTGATATGGAGCCACAAGGCCTTAGCATGCCAAGTTTGGAGGAAGCAGAAGTACCAACAGAGATGACTGTATCAGTGAATGAGCAGACTCCTGATCCTGGAAGCATAGAGGTCACAGAGCTGAAGCATACACCTGAAAAGAAGAGGCGTGTACGTGTGTACAGCCAGAA GTTTCGGAAGGAATGGTTGCATTTGAGAGAATTTCAAGATTGGCTCTCAGAGGGAAGTGCTGCTGACCGAGCATACTGCACTACTTGCAATAAAGAACTTCTGGCTGGGAAATCTGAATTATTGAAGCATGCTATGGGCAAAAAACACAAGAAGAGGGTGGCTGAAGGACGCACAAATATGCCAGTTCCTCCTGACCTGTCAAGTGTCCTTGATGAAACTGGAATGCCGCATGTACTG CGTATTGTTGATTTACGTAGTGATACTGTAACACAACcaagcagggaaatgaaggaggCAATGTTTAATGCCCCGGTTGGAGATGATGTTTTCTCAGAAGATCATACTGTCAGAG CCTTGGAGGAGAAGGTTGCTAGAATGCTGGAGAAGGAAGCAGCCCTTTTTGTCCCTTCTGGCACTATGGCTAATCTTATATGTG TTTTGACGCATTGCTGGGGTCGTGGGTCAGAGGTTATAGTTGGAGACCAGAGTCATCTTCACTTGTGGGCTCAAGGAGGAATTGCACAG GTTGGAAGTATTCACCACCGCACCATAAAGAATCTGCCAGATGGAACATTTTCACTACAAGACTTACGGTCACTAGTTCGTGGTGAAGACCCTCATTGGCCAGTAACTACACTAGTGTGTGTTGAAAATACCCATAATATGATGGGGGGCAAGGCCATACCTCTACAGTGGATGGATGAT CTAGGAGCTTTGTGTATTGAACTAAACTTACCACTGCATATGGATGGGGCACGACTGATCAATGCATCAGTGGCTCTTGGGACAAGTCCAGCACGTCTTGTACAATCATGTAATTCCATTTCACTCTGCATCAACAAAGGCCTTGGAGCACCAATGGGATCCCTTGTTGTGGGTACTAAGGAATTTATAGCTAG GGCTTTAAGAGTAAGAAAAGTGTTGGGTGGAGGTCTTCATCAGGCTGGGATTATTGCTGCTGCTGGAATATATGCTCTTGACCATATTGCTCCAAGGCTTTCGTGGGATCACACTAATGCTCGTGCCATTGCTCAAA GTGTGTCAGAAGAACATAGTAGTGCTATTACAGTAGATCTTAAGGGCGTCCAGACCAATGTTGTCTTACTTCACTGTGATAATATTAGAGTTAATGCAAAAAAGCTGTGCCACAGATTGTCATCC GTGACTGACTCAGAAACAGAAGAACTGGGTGAGCAGATAGTTGTCATGGTGCTGCCAGTCACAGAAACAGCTGTCAGACTGATGTTGCATTGTGACATTAAAAAGGATGATGTTAAAGCTGTTATTAAAAAACTTAGATATGTTATTCAAGAATATGATAACATGATGTACTTAGAATATAAAATTAGTGTATAA
- the LOC139755823 gene encoding uncharacterized protein — MSKYDAQLAQLAKLDSHSLSKLDVNTLAQLVKLDPHLLTKLDSTALAQLTKLEAQQMQAAAAAAGLSKADLAELRKLEAEALSRLQPADLDASLLSPATAGLNTKSSASAHGMSKYQQLLAVIEEMGKDIRPTYAGSKSSAERLKRGIVHARILVRECLIETERAART; from the coding sequence ATGTCCAAATATGATGCCCAGTTAGCACAACTAGCTAAATTGGACTCTCACTCTCTTTCCAAGCTTGATGTGAACACCCTAGCTCAACTGGTAAAGTTAGATCCACACTTATTAACTAAATTAGACTCTACTGCTTTAGCCCAGCTTACAAAATTAGAAGCCCAGCAAAtgcaagcagcagcagctgcagctggcTTATCAAAGGCAGATTTGGCAGAACTTCGAAAATTGGAAGCAGAAGCTTTGTCTCGTTTGCAACCAGCAGATTTGGATGCATCTTTATTAAGTCCAGCAACTGCAGGTCTTAACACCAAAAGTAGTGCAAGCGCACATGGCATGTCTAAGTATCAGCAGCTATTAGCTGTAATTGAGGAAATGGGCAAGGATATTCGTCCAACTTATGCTGGGAGTAAGAGCAGTGCTGAGCGCCTCAAACGTGGAATTGTTCATGCTCGTATTTTGGTTAGAGAGTGTCTCATTGAAACAGAACGGGCAGCACGAACATAA
- the LOC139755789 gene encoding uncharacterized protein yields the protein MDKSGSSQNAAMEALAKLRPDIDFAMLAKMGVTLDPVALTKQLRPDLDVKMMTSSSSSSKSESSHSYSTPHSSHAPSHSGSHSHSAGHPSQHLSKSDAAYLAKLQEASLASANALAKLDPNLLAKLDQTTLAQLSKLDPATLAKLDHNTLAQLVKADASAAAVSMSLSKADQAMLSQLAKLDPHTLSKMDATTLNQLTKIDPMMLAKMDQATLAQLAKLDPHTLSKLDQAMLAQLARHDAQMQAHTRAALSKMDSASLAQLSKMDPHLLSKLDPNTLAQLAKLDAHTLSKVDSATLSQLASMDAVAMAHLSKMDPHSLSKIDQATLAQLAKMDPHSLSKMDPAMLAQLAKLDQQAINKMNNAALAQLSKMDPHNLSKKDVPSLNQFMKMDPHALSKMDPNILAQLSKLEAHAKMDPAVLAQLSKLDPHAKMDPATLAQLAKLDLHAKMDAVTLAQLSKLDPHAKLDASSLAQ from the coding sequence ATGGATAAAAGCGGATCTTCTCAAAATGCAGCTATGGAGGCTTTGGCTAAGTTACGTCCAGATATAGACTTTGCCATGCTAGCAAAAATGGGAGTTACTCTGGATCCAGTAGCCTTGACAAAACAGCTAAGACCAGACCTTGATGTCAAAATGATGACAAGCAGCTCCTCCAGCAGCAAGTCTGAGTCATCACACTCTTACTCTACTCCTCATTCATCGCATGCACCATCACACTCTGGATCTCACTCTCACTCTGCTGGACACCCTTCTCAGCATCTCAGCAAATCAGATGCTGCTTATCTGGCCAAACTACAAGAAGCCAGTCTTGCTAGTGCTAATGCCTTGGCAAAGCTTGATCCTAATCTTCTTGCTAAATTAGATCAGACAACATTGGCACAGCTTTCTAAACTTGATCCTGCTACATTAGCTAAGCTTGATCATAACACTCTTGCTCAATTAGTCAAAGCTGATGcatcagctgctgcagtttcAATGTCCTTGAGCAAAGCAGATCAAGCAATGCTGTCACAGCTGGCTAAACTTGACCCTCACACACTTTCTAAGATGGATGCCACTACTCTTAACCAGTTAACTAAAATTGATCCAATGATGTTAGCTAAAATGGATCAGGCAACCCTTGCTCAACTGGCAAAGTTAGACCCTCACACTTTATCTAAGTTAGATCAAGCCATGCTTGCCCAGCTAGCTAGGCACGATGCCCAAATGCAAGCTCACACTCGAGCAGCCCTCAGCAAGATGGACTCAGCCTCTCTGGCTCAGTTGTCTAAAATGGATCCACATTTGCTGTCTAAACTAGATCCCAACACATTGGCACAACTTGCCAAATTAGATGCACATACACTATCAAAGGTTGACTCTGCCACTCTCTCGCAGTTGGCCTCAATGGACGCTGTTGCAATGGCTCATCTGTCCAAGATGGACCCTCACTCATTGTCTAAAATAGATCAGGCCACTTTAGCTCAGTTGGCAAAAATGGATCCACACTCGTTGTCTAAAATGGATCCTGCCATGCTAGCACAATTAGCAAAATTAGACCAGCAAGCTATAAATAAAATGAACAATGCAGCTTTAGCACAGCTTTCCAAAATGGATCCTCACAACCTCTCTAAGAAGGATGTGCCATCTTTAAATCAATTCATGAAAATGGATCCTCATGCCCTTAGCAAAATGGATCCAAACATTCTTGCTCAGCTGTCTAAGCTAGAGGCACATGCAAAAATGGATCCTGCTGTTTTAGCTCAACTTTCAAAATTAGATCCACATGCAAAAATGGATCCTGCTACCTTAGCCCAACTTGCTAAGCTAGATCTGCATGCTAAGATGGATGCTGTTACTCTAGCACAACTCTCCAAGTTGGATCCACATGCTAAATTGGATGCCTCATCCTTAGCCCAGTAG